A window of the Anticarsia gemmatalis isolate Benzon Research Colony breed Stoneville strain chromosome W, ilAntGemm2 primary, whole genome shotgun sequence genome harbors these coding sequences:
- the LOC142985860 gene encoding uncharacterized protein LOC142985860, translating into MPSRRREGSEKSLQDIIDMLKKTDPDDVPDFVAKELSKLPPVTFDHVDVTRLLKDITSLKAEMTKMQSRLEASDTIIAELRAEITSLHNVGSVIRSPEASKVNTCRGPQTASISSFASANSSASPAADIADEALLAAVVACASTPATVTSRVGTTTPARAYADIVAKKTPAAQTKRQIIKGVKQKSCLSTQKDNTEQPKEQADKDGFIMVQKKKKKPNQNKCGTGPTGPNFLLRPAVPVTPLYVSRLHYSTKVEEIVEYIQTKTKWTLRVQRLESRHNVGFNAFVVRVPTEQLTKFMEPEFWPKGVVFRRFRGRIPDTARYTTPTLHNSSNRV; encoded by the coding sequence ATGCCGTCTCGTCGCAGAGAGGGCTCCGAGAAGAGTCTTCAAGATATAATTGATATGTTGAAGAAGACCGACCCAGACGACGTGCCTGACTTCGTGGCGAAAGAGCTAAGTAAACTGCCTCCCGTCACGTTCGATCACGTCGATGTAACTAGACTGCTGAAGGACATCACGTCGTTAAAAGCTGAGATGACTAAGATGCAGTCCAGACTAGAGGCCTCAGACACTATCATTGCTGAGCTGCGTGCAGAAATAACATCATTGCACaacgttggttcagtaattAGGTCACCAGAGGCCTCAAAGGTGAACACTTGCCGCGGACCGCAGACTGCCTCCATAAGCAGTTTTGCATCGGCGAACTCAAGTGCGTCACCAGCTGCCGATATCGCTGACGAAGCTTTGCTCGCCGCCGTCGTCGCATGCGCCTCTACACCGGCCACTGTGACATCACGCGTAGGTACAACGACCCCTGCACGTGCCTACGCCGATATAGTCGCTAAGAAAACACCTGCAGCGCAGACAAAgcgacaaattataaaaggggTTAAACAGAAGAGCTGCCTATCCACCCAGAAGGACAACACAGAGCAACCGAAGGAACAGGCCGACAAGGATGGCTTCATCATGgtacagaagaagaaaaagaagccgAATCAAAACAAGTGCGGCACTGGACCGACCGGACCGAATTTCTTGCTGCGTCCCGCTGTACCAGTGACGCCGCTGTACGTGTCCAGACTGCATTACTCTACAAAGGTTGAAGAGATTGTAGAGTACATACAGACGAAAACGAAGTGGACTTTGAGAGTTCAGAGGTTGGAATCACGTCACAATGTGGGTTTTAATGCCTTCGTGGTGAGAGTGCCAACTGAGCAACTCACAAAGTTCATGGAGCCAGAATTTTGGCCGAAAGGTGTTGTTTTCCGGCGATTCCGTGGCCGGATACCCGATACTGCGCGATACACGACGCCGACGCTGCACAATAGTAGTAAtcgtgtataa